In Pieris brassicae chromosome 8, ilPieBrab1.1, whole genome shotgun sequence, the DNA window ttgtttaaacacaCACATTCTTCATTcctaataaatagatattgtGAAAAGTGAAAATGTCGTCGTAcaaggtaaatattttttaaactgtctAATATAACGAAAGGTAACCAATTCCTCGTCaaccaattaaatatttttaatgtttgtagCCAATAGATTCGAAGCGGGAAGAATTTCGCCGATATTTAGAAAGAGCTGGTGTTATGGATGCTTTGACGAAGGTTCTAGTAAGCCTTTATGAAGAACCAGATAAACCAGAGGATGCATTGGAATATGTGAGAAAGCATTTAGGCACAGATGGTGGAGATGACGAATTAGAGGCTGCCAGAGCTCGCATTGCAGAGTTAGAAGCAGAGAATGCACTTCTTAAAGGTGAAGCTGCTCCAACAGAAGGCTGAGAGAGCTAGGcaaagatatattataataagtttttgatctcaataattattgatctcgaattgttaatattgcaaatattgTTTCAAGTTACCATGAGTATGTTATGTTGATTGCGTGCAATGGGCACCTTTTTGTTTCAAaggatttaattaataaataagttaaattatattgggttttatttcttactaaaattacaataaataatttgaagaaATCTGGATCTTAGCAATTGATTCATAAAATGCAGGGCTCATTCCTATTACAAccttaaagtaaaattacttGAATTTATAAGAATGAATAGAGCTTTTATTCCAGTGTATTCAAATGACGTAAACATAATATCCTGAGCAGGCCTAAGTACCTGAGGTGTCATAGGGATTGGCGACAATAACAgtaagtcaatccccaccggtattcAAAGCCGCGCcaaggaactttggttactgcatgGGTGTTGTCAAACAAACACTTGAAACACATTATCCCGTGCAGGCTTGAGTCTCTGATGTGTCGTGGAGGTTTGCATCAATAGTTAGTGTTATCAGTTATGTGCAGCTGTTTTTATACTAACAAGCTACTTgcttgtatattttaagaaagaaacaaacaatatacattttatttagtttactttcatgtatgattttttacaggaataaattatttctacattGATTTCTTAGTTGTCTATAGTTTTAAGCAACAGTACTGATGAGTTCGGAGTACTTCTTCACTTTGCTAGCAACACTCATGTCCACATATCTGTCACCAATGGACACAACCATACCTCCAATCAAAGAGGGGTCAACAGATGCAGTTAGATGCAGAGACTCATTTCCTTTGAGGAATttctaaaacaataattagaaCATATAGTTTGAGTACTTAGAGAAAATTTTGCatgttattttacaaaaagagctacataaaatatagaatgtGTTATTATGACAAGacgagaaataatttaattcttaatacAAGACAAGTAAATAGGTCatccttaaataaattaatgatcatatttttttaataatcaataaaaagaaTGCTAttccaatatatatttaagtgaaATGGAGAATGGTgcagaaaaattataaactaagTGAAATGGCTTACCTTAAGTGCAGCTTCCAAGTTCTGTTTCTGACCAGCATCCAATGGTTTGGCAGTTATCACTTTGCAGGTGACCTCACCACGATGAGCGGCCATAATTACCTTAAAGGCATTGATAATAGCATCAAGTTTTCCAAGACGTCCATTCTCGGCCAGTAAACTAAGTAGGTTACCGGTGTTTGTTGACATGTTTGTCTGtaacagaaatataaatttaaaaatgtaactatCTTTTAATGGTTCTGTAATCCAGTAGAAATGTTGATGAGTTTAGGTTCCTAAATTCAATAGCATTTTTTATACCGTGTtctaacaaaaatgtattggaatCGCAAGACCAAACAAAGTAATGATAACTTTGTCTGTGGTTTATATGATAGGTTCAAAATTGAACTATCAAACTTACTTCACAATAGAggattctataaaaataaataaaatgtaaaaaactttatattttagatacaaGTTTTCTGATGTTATGATAGTTGActctacatttttaaatgttatcaaCAAATTTTGATAGGAGCTATCAATCAATCTTGGTGTTCACTAAGTTTCATTTTGAAATagcttattatttacttattataaaaatacctaaGTTAGTATAGAATCAAAAAAAGCAAAGTAGAATAATACAATTCATGAACATAATAAGGAaaggtttaattattataaatactagtGATATAGCATtctgatttattgtaaaatgaagAACCAAGTGGTGGctatttttgtagtttttaccTATAATACAGAATCCTAAAGGTTTAGGTATgctattcatattttaatacatggAATTATCACTGAAGAAGCAAGCAAGAGATTTTggtaaaatacacaaaatcaGAATGGGGGGAAgatggtttaaaataatatatgatattgaATGGAAGTCATCTATAGCAAATTAAAAACTCAACATCTTCAAACTTGTTAGAAGGGGCTTTTCATCTTGTTTCTTAACTCagtagattttaaataatttatttattcctagatattatagatttcctaaactaaaaataacccAAAATAAAACTCctcaatttacaaaatatacaaattataaagtttttactaTATTCCACATAGTAGTTCtacactattattatttctttttgatacataaagtaactttttttagAATCACATACTGTCATAGTTTGAAGGGGAAACTTAAAATAggaataattattgttgtataattAAGCACTGTTCAGTTTAATTattggtaatattatttattaataaattttaaagatatttgttttaaaagtgaGTTATAAGAAGAATTAAtgcaaatttcaaataaatcttgACTTTAGGTaagtactttataaataactacatgtagaaatttttaaacagttcAGATTTCATTGTTCACTGATTACCAGCTTACCACATAGAGGTTTTAAATTTACCTTAGAGGCCAAATGCGTAAGAGCTTCCGACTTAATACTTCTCTTTAGAACTGGGTTCAAAAGAAATTCCTTCAGTTTCGGGTCCGTCTTAATCGATTTCTGGAAATGTACAAGTTCTTTTTCGACGGTGTCCAAAGATTTGCTTTTGGAAGCGGCAGAATATAATGCTGTAGCGTATCGGCCATCAATGCCGAATACTTGTACTGGGGCCTTCACTAGCTGAGCTGCGGCCGACGATGTGCTCAGCGAGCGCACCTGATAAGATTacgtaatgtatttttttaagaatacatgaaaattaaacaataaaggATCATATGATTTACCAGCATATTGGTCTTCATAAGAGACATGATAACTGTTTCCTTTTTGTgaggaaatttattaaaatataacttcaaGAACCAATCACACTACCACAGCCAAtgacactaaaaataaattacacatcGACAATTGACGTTTTGTCGGTAAGACGACGTTATGACTTATGAGGTTAATTCTTTGACAATAACGTTGAAGTTTCCAATTTCCAAACGTGCCGGCGCCACGAATTCTTGTGACATTAAAGCTGGCTTAgtttccaataaaaaaatataactgacAACGGAGTAGGGCCACGCTATATATTTTACCAGGTTAtggttaaaaatttaaaattatttataggatTCTTGTGTATTCTTATACAATTCTAACGAGCAATTTcaacttttaaaaagtaataagtaAAACCTAAAATGGCTTCAAACGAAGGCCGTGTTCAATCTAACTTGCATCAGCAGGATCTATCTAAATTGGTATGTTGAGggtcataatataattagggctgaaattaataaacaatacattatatattatctttttattataaacaataacattGACTTAAACCGTATTTAGATATTGCATCATGTTTTGGAATTGTAACGATATCTATatgttttatgaattattcTCCCGATTTCAGGATGTCACAAAATTATCAGCATTGTCTCCTGAAGTTATATCAAGACAGGCTACAATCAATATTGGAACAATTGGGCATGTAGCTCATGGGAAGTCAACAGTTGTGAAAGCTATATCAGGAGTACAAACTGTCAGATTTAAGAATGAGCTTGAAAGAAACATTACTATTAAGTTGGGTAAGTTCGtcaatcataaaaattatgttattataaattaaaatatatatactgatAAGCACACTaaacatattcatatttaattatgtactttTAAGTAGTCTTTTAAGGAAGTAGTAGTAAATACACTTATATATCTTTCATTTTTAAGAGCAGCTTGTTTTGCAAAATACCATGTGAATTGcttaattttgaattgaattttcttaattaaaatttctcaATATACTTACTACAATCTTATTAATCGATACACATGGTATGTTGCAGAACGTGTATCTGACTCACTCATAAGAATGTTTTGTGAAAGAAGTGAAGAAATGGCTGAAgatatatttcaaagaaaattaactAAAGGAAAACAGAATCAGCCCATGCTTTCTGAGCCCAAAGAACCTCCtgcaaaaaaaatgaaaaagaaaaatcaagATCTAATAGAGTTTAACATTGAAAATATACTTGACTTTAAGTTTGAAAATGGAGTAGAATACTTCTTTATAAAATGGAGAGGCTGGCCAGATAGTGATAATACTTGGGAGCCAATTGAGAACTTAGACAAATGTCCTGATATCCTacgttcatttttatttcatcaagaagaaaaacattgtaagGTATTTGAAAAACTCAAAACTGAATTGTCATTTGACAACTTACTCAGTGAAGAGAATCTTGTTAAAAGATTAGtagattttaaagaatttccCTTGTTATCTTTAAaagataaacttttaataaaactattaagcTTGACAACTCTCACCCTAAAGGAAGAATGCCATGTAGCTAACTTAGTGCAAGAAACAAGAGATATCTTACAAATGTATGTTTTGGCTAGAAAAAGATGTAGACAACTTATGGGTTTAAAGGAATGGGAGGAGTTTTTGAATCAAGTGGATAAATGTGAGAGGTTAGTTGTTGAAAATGAATTTGATCTGTGTGGCCCTCCAgagaattttacatacatcAATGAATGCATTCCAGGGGTGGGAGTTGTTATACCAACAGAGCCACCCATCGGTTGCGATTGTACTGCTTGCAATTGTCGATCAAAAGCCTGCTGTGGAATGCAAGCTGGTCTATTTGCCTATACAATCAAGAAAAGGTTAAGAGTGGCATCTGGCACGCCTATCTTTGAGTGTAACAAAGCATGTAAATGTTCAGATAATTGTAACAATCGTGTAGTGCAGAAAGGTAGAAATATAAAGCTCACAATATTCAGGACAAATAATGGCTGTGGTTGGGGGGTTAAAACTAGTCAAAAAATCTATCAAGGTCAGTTTATCTGTCAATATGTTGGTGAAGTCATTACTTTTGAAGAAGCAGAAAAGCGCGGTAGGGAGTATGATGCCAATGGCCTTACCTATCTATTTGATTTGGACTTTAACTCGGCTGAGAATCCTTATACCATTGATGCATGCAATCTAGGTAATGTAtcacattttataaatcactCTTGTGAGCCAAATCTCGGAGTTTGGGCAGTGTGGGCAGATTGTCTTGATCCAAATTTACCCATGTTAGCACTATTTGCAACAAGAGATATCGAAGCTGGGGAAGAAATTTGCTTTGACTATCTGCATAGGTCTAATGAAGAAGAACCAACATCCCCACATAAAGTACCACAAGAAGTGAGTGATCCAGACACAAATCTGCCATCTCCTTCAGAAGGTAACACAGCCAGTTCTCCAGTATCACCAGTTAAATTGAGATATGAAGTACATCAAGAGAATAAGAGTTTGAGAAAACAAACAGAGTGTAAATGCGGAGCTGTTAAGTGtagaaagtatatattttaagagtgatttacgtttttttttagcGATTACCACAAAAATTATGACTCCAACTGTCTAACCTAGATTTTAGCGTTGattataatagtattataaaaagtatttgagtattttttggtaactattttgtttgcaaaaatatacacaaacgAATGCATATtgggtttaaattttattgatctAAAATTATGATGTCATAATTTTTTGTCTTCTCAGTTGAATaagtttagaaaattaatattatattactttataatatcggaacttattatgttaatgttatcACATAAGATTGTTCTCCGCTAGATTAAggctaaaaatattgttagacATAAACTTTATAGTAAGTTAACTTGTAAGATGTCTGATTATATGTACATTACACAtacaattatgaaaatatcagCTTAGCACTATTGGACCAATTGGGCGATATACTAGATATTGAACTGTTTGTCATTGTTATACAATtctgtaaaattgttttttttatgtaagttacagtttataatgaaaacgatagcagtataattttatatattctttaataaatttacatttattttacatgcTTATGCGATTTTATTTgacgtttaataataaagtttttttgaataataaaatttcgtaATAGTCATTTCTATTGTGCTAAACAAGTTATGGGTTCgaacaataaaatttgatagaattaataaaaaaaattagctgCTAATATTACGATGTCATTCCAGAAATAGACAAATTTGTAAAGACTAATGTTCAATCTTTTTATCCAAACACAGATTAAAAAGTAAGCCTTTGCTGAAATTTACCCAGAGATTATATTATAGGTTACGCGAACGCGAAAATCTACAAATGTGACAACCCAAAATGTCCTCGGCCCACAAGTTTTATATCGGGCGGATCCTCTAAGGACGATAGCTTTCCCTGTTTGAGGCCATCATGTTCTGGCCGTTTTCAACTCATAAGGCACGTCAGTTTCGTGGACTGTCCCGGGCACGACATTCTCATGGCCACTATGCTTAACGGAGCCGCCGTTATGGACGCCGCCTTACTTTTAATCGCTGGTAGGTAACGGGCTGATATTACATTCTTGTTCAACTTCGACGGGCTGttcggtgtaatttttttaaaattattatacttcaCACACATTTTGTACGTTCGGTTGTGTTGTTGGTAGGTAAAgtagatatatatttctagGTAACGAATCCTGCCCTCAACCACAAACAAGTGAGCACTTAGCTGCCATTGAAATCATGAAGCTGAAACATATTCTCATCCtccaaaataaaatagatctGGTCAAAGAAGGCCAGGCCAAGGAACAGCATGAGCAAATCGTCAAGTTCGTTCAAGGCACAGTGGCTGATGGTGCTCCTATTATACCCATATCTGCccaacttaaatataatattgaggTAGGTTATTGAATTATGCCggttctataataataattccaaAAGTCGAATTTAAATCTAGTTTAATAGCCCCCATCAATACGTAAagtttgatattaattatccAGACGAAATCCAGTTAGGCAGCAGTTCTGCCTTAATAAACAGAAGATTATCACACGTCATGGGTCCATGATTTGTCTCGAtccatattaattaattaataacagaaGTGAACATGAccaaaaatgttttaggtCCTCTGTGAATATATAACGAAAAAGATCCCAGTGCCGATGCGTGATTTTACCTCTCCGCCACGTATGATTGTGATTCGGTCCTTCGATGTGAACAAGCCGGGTTGTGAGGTCGACGACCTTAGGGGCGGAGTCGCCGGTGGCTCTATTCTTCAGGGTGTTCTGACTGTCGGTATGGAGATAGAGGTgaggcttttaatttattttaattaattccaaaaaaaaaaatattttatatattgaagtaataaaatttgttgtcaatattaaattcctgttataaaaatcatttttgaagCAATCTCCTTATATTATGTGAGGTTTAATTGATTTGTatgaattattgttattagaaTGAATTTTTCCAGGTCCGTCCGGGTCTCGTAAGCAAAGACGCGGAAGGAAAGTTGACGTGTCGTCCGATATTTTCTCGAATCGTCTCTCTGTTCGCGGAACAAAACGAACTTCAGTTCGCGGCGCCCGGAGGTCTCATTGGGGTCGGAACTAAGATTGAACCCACGCTTTGTAGAGCTGATCGGCTGGTTGGACAGGTAAGAGAGATACACAGATACAGACAGGTATAAAGAACTGGGGTTCGAACGCACAATTGGTTGATGTGGattgtttaacattttatcatttaaaattgctttttttaaGCAGATTTCAGAATTTTGACTTAActccaaaaataaaactttacacAGCACCCACTTTGGATTCCTTTTGCACAAACCAAAACCTTTTATTCAAAAGACAGAAACAttaatttgacaaaaaaaatcgtaCGAAATTCGACTTTACGTATTTCTACTTCCTGCTTCCTCTTGACAATCAGCTGAGCCCTTTAATGcctttatttttgatttttaaaatatgtaaattaatcgtaattttttcaaaatatttttgatttccTGCGCTTTCAcggttatatatttatgatgtTAAAAGGTATccctttaatatttttcattattggtATTGCTCGTAGCGTTTTATGGCCTATGACACGCTGGTAATgtagctttaaaaaaaatattagttgcaaagtaacttatataaattatttcattactaACCGCAGACAAAGGCAGTTTAGGCTTAGTAGCTTCAACGTGtgtctctcatccctgaggtcgttggttcgatccccggctgtgcaccaatggatttcctttctatgtgcgcatttaacattagctcgaacggtgaaggaaaacatcgtgacgaaacaggcttgccttagacccaaacatgtcgacggcgtgtgtcaggcacagaagactgccACCTTCTTGTTTTATTCGATTTAcacatgatcatgaaacacatacaaaaatctgaggcccagatctctaaaaaggttgtagcaccattgatttattattttaaccacAGACAAAGAGTCAAGTCTATCATTTTATAGTACATAACAACTATCCTACAgactaatacaataaaaattcctTAAATCTTTTTCCTTAAACGGAAAGATCGGCAGAGTTTCGTTTGTAGGcctaatattacaaatatttcgaTTTCCAGGTATTAGGTGCAGTGGGAGCTCTGCCCGGTATCTTCGTGAAGCTGGAAGTGTCCTACTACCTCCTCAAGCGACTGCTCGGAGTTCGGACCGAGGGAGACAAGAAAGCAGCCAAGGTTCAGAAGTTGACTAAGAATGAGGTAATGTTTACATTTGTTGTGATACGCTAtttgacaatatttaaaattcaattcaaacaaTTAGTCACTATAGAACCTATACAACctgttatttttagttcagTTAAGAATTTGCCTcaaaaattctaattaaacattcaaaaattaaacataaagcaAAACGCTTCTCTaggcaagatggcgtcgcaccaGTTCTTGTGACGCAACATGCTGGTAAACTTGGCACACAAACAAATGTAGTGTATTTCGATTAAAAACAATCTCCAACAAAATTTAACCCCAAGGTGCGAATACATGATTTACAAGCATAAACGTAATCATCTATTCAAATAATGAATGTTTACCTTAAACATgcatatgaaacaaataacataaattattaggcAACGAGCGGTCTTATCGCTAATAAGCTATTTCTTCCTGGCAACCCCAGTATAGAAACGGATTACTCaataactgttaaaaaaatatgtgttttgcCAACTCGCACTTGaccagtttttttttctgactAAACACTGACTGCCTGGCCACTCCATGAACAGGTCAAATACCTTACATCAAATCtcaaatatgttataaaaaaaatatttttatcagattaaaattagtttaagaATTGCCATTTTGGAAAGTATGTTGAATATAgcataaaaaactttttacattaCAACGTAAAATTGTGTAACTCAGGAGTGATTTAACTTGGAAAATAGGACACAGAATGTAATTGGTTTAATgcaatagttaaaaaaatattactaaaataattaattgcaagttatttaattgaattactCTATGACAATTATCTATGGTATATACAATACAGTTACATAAGATCCTCAGAGGTAATTGAACTATTAAAACTCCTTGATCTTAGCACATCTTGTCTATGCCAAAAAAGAACAGATTTTGATTCAGGTTCAGCCAATggcatattaatttaacattattaatatttcaggcCCTACTAGTTAACATCGGATCTCTAAGTACGGGTGGTCGTGTGATCGCTACAAAAGCTGATTTGGCCAAAATAGCCCTAACCAGCCCTGTCTGTACCGAGGTCGGAGAAAAGGTGGCTCTCAGTCGTAGAGTGGAGAACCATTGGAGGtaacatttcattaataaaaacaattctcTATATTCTACTTAtgacaatactaaaatataaaaaaataacaattacaacaaactattttatatataatatattaaaataaaatttaggaGAGGTAAactcaatttattaatatagatactCAGATCATccatgataaaattaaattggaaATTTTTTGCATAATGatcttaaaagttttataatggCAACATTATCACGCTAAAGTCATTCTCATGTAAATTCGTTTGACGTTAGTGGGTCACGCCCGTCGTTTCAACAACCCTCTTTCGAATTGGTTTAACGCACATTAcgaagattttaaatatattacagcGCCATCTAGCGGGTCACCTACGAAcctaattctatttatttttcaggttGATTGGCTGGGGACAAATTCAAGGTGGTGAGACGATCGAGCCTCTGAAGAATTAAATCCAACTCGCCacttttatattgtattttaaatatttaataaaatatattatatagtacaaACAGgtcttatttttatacctcaagtgtaagaaaattattaatcattttattttaaaattatatttatataatatgtaaggaGAGGAAAGTACTCATCACTACAAAAATCTGTGTACTCACTTGAACTGAAccataaagatatatttttatttctcaaatTATCAGTAGAAATTACAGAAGATAATCATGACACTAAAATGCTAATGTTTTGAGAGAAGGAAAGAAGTTTACACATCTAAAGGAGAAGTCCTTGATAACCTGACTTACtttaacttaactaaataCAGTGAAAAAACTCATAGAacagattaataatttattccacattattttattacacaagGTCTAGgccatatatataaatgtgttgaTATCATCATCATCCCGACGCATGTACTTATGCTCAATCAACCATTCCAGCTGTTCTTTAATCATTTTCTTTGAAGGTAAGAACATATTCTTTAGAATTTCCACTAATTCACTCTGAAAAAATAGAACAAGTTAATAGTTTCTGAagcaattattgtttattaaattcgaAAGCGATATAGGTTTACCAGAgcttatttaagtattatcaTCGCATTTATTTTGATACTGCAATAGAATATGTTAAGGGAAAGCAAATATTgtgttaagaaaaataattctacCTGCAAAGCTGTATTTGTAATGCGCTTTcgcatttttaatatctttattatagcTTCTTGGGTCCTTAATATTCTGAGCTGAACAATAGAGTGGTTATCTTCAATTTGAGATCTTTCTGTGCTCAACTGAAGTCGTCCAATAAGATTAATTTTGCCTCTTCTTTGAGGCTTGCCATTTTTAACCAGAGCAAATTCTTGGTTGATCCAGAATGCTGTGTTCTCTGTAAAATCTTTAGGATTCTGCACAGAAGGTTCATAGGATAATAATTGTCTTTTCAACTTGGGAAATGCAGCCAAGGACCAAAGTGTTCTTCGTAATTCGGGATCAGGTAATTCGGTAGCTAGTCTTAAGTTTTCATAGGTTACTTTGTCTGTTGGCCTTTGATTCCATGCAAAGAGCACAGCCATTTGGAATGTTGTTACATCCAGATCAAATCTTCCCACAGAATTTGCAAATGTAATCGTTCCATTACTCATATGATGGTACCATTGCAATTTCCTTCCAGAATGCTTCTTTTTGTAAAACTCTTCAACTTCAGGAATGTAGTCCTCTAACTCAAGAGGGAGACTCACTGTAACTCTCTCAG includes these proteins:
- the LOC123712932 gene encoding histone-lysine N-methyltransferase SUV39H2-like isoform X1, producing MASNEGRVQSNLHQQDLSKLDVTKLSALSPEVISRQATINIGTIGHVAHGKSTVVKAISGVQTVRFKNELERNITIKLERVSDSLIRMFCERSEEMAEDIFQRKLTKGKQNQPMLSEPKEPPAKKMKKKNQDLIEFNIENILDFKFENGVEYFFIKWRGWPDSDNTWEPIENLDKCPDILRSFLFHQEEKHCKVFEKLKTELSFDNLLSEENLVKRLVDFKEFPLLSLKDKLLIKLLSLTTLTLKEECHVANLVQETRDILQMYVLARKRCRQLMGLKEWEEFLNQVDKCERLVVENEFDLCGPPENFTYINECIPGVGVVIPTEPPIGCDCTACNCRSKACCGMQAGLFAYTIKKRLRVASGTPIFECNKACKCSDNCNNRVVQKGRNIKLTIFRTNNGCGWGVKTSQKIYQGQFICQYVGEVITFEEAEKRGREYDANGLTYLFDLDFNSAENPYTIDACNLGNVSHFINHSCEPNLGVWAVWADCLDPNLPMLALFATRDIEAGEEICFDYLHRSNEEEPTSPHKVPQEVSDPDTNLPSPSEGNTASSPVSPVKLRYEVHQENKSLRKQTECKCGAVKCRKYIF
- the LOC123712932 gene encoding eukaryotic translation initiation factor 2 subunit 3-like isoform X2 translates to MASNEGRVQSNLHQQDLSKLDVTKLSALSPEVISRQATINIGTIGHVAHGKSTVVKAISGVQTVRFKNELERNITIKLGYANAKIYKCDNPKCPRPTSFISGGSSKDDSFPCLRPSCSGRFQLIRHVSFVDCPGHDILMATMLNGAAVMDAALLLIAGNESCPQPQTSEHLAAIEIMKLKHILILQNKIDLVKEGQAKEQHEQIVKFVQGTVADGAPIIPISAQLKYNIEVLCEYITKKIPVPMRDFTSPPRMIVIRSFDVNKPGCEVDDLRGGVAGGSILQGVLTVGMEIEVRPGLVSKDAEGKLTCRPIFSRIVSLFAEQNELQFAAPGGLIGVGTKIEPTLCRADRLVGQVLGAVGALPGIFVKLEVSYYLLKRLLGVRTEGDKKAAKVQKLTKNEALLVNIGSLSTGGRVIATKADLAKIALTSPVCTEVGEKVALSRRVENHWRLIGWGQIQGGETIEPLKN
- the LOC123712933 gene encoding ATP synthase subunit O, mitochondrial, which translates into the protein MSLMKTNMLVRSLSTSSAAAQLVKAPVQVFGIDGRYATALYSAASKSKSLDTVEKELVHFQKSIKTDPKLKEFLLNPVLKRSIKSEALTHLASKTNMSTNTGNLLSLLAENGRLGKLDAIINAFKVIMAAHRGEVTCKVITAKPLDAGQKQNLEAALKKFLKGNESLHLTASVDPSLIGGMVVSIGDRYVDMSVASKVKKYSELISTVA
- the LOC123713217 gene encoding c-Myc-binding protein, with the translated sequence MSSYKPIDSKREEFRRYLERAGVMDALTKVLVSLYEEPDKPEDALEYVRKHLGTDGGDDELEAARARIAELEAENALLKGEAAPTEG